In Elusimicrobiota bacterium, the genomic stretch TTGGGGCAGCAAGAAATCTTGCTTTAAAACATGTTAAAGGAGAATATATAACATTTCTTGACTGTGATGATGTTTGGTTACCGACAAAACTTGAAAAACAGATTGAAATAATGAATTCAAAGCCGGAAATAGATTTTATTTACTCAAATTATATCATTAATGATCAAGTTGATAATAAAAAAAGAGTCTGGACTACGCATCCTCAACCGTCGGGAGACGTCTTTGGGGCATTTTTATCAGTTTATCCGGTAGCGCTGCTAACGGTAATGATAAGAAAAAAAGCTGTTTATGAATTGCCGGAATACTTCGATGAGAGATTGGGGTTTGCTGAAGAATACGACTTATTTATGAGAATACTTATGAATCATAAAGCAGAATACATGAGTGAACCACTCAGTAGCTACAGAGTACATTCTAAAATGAGCACACTGAATAAAATGGTGGACAATATAAAGGAGATGGAATATGTTATGGAGAAACTTGTAATGATAAATCCTTCTATAAAAACGGAATATGCTGATGCACTCAAACATCTTCAAACTAGCAACGCTTTAATGTATACATGGTATTATATTATGACCGGGGATTATTCTGCTGCTAAGCAGAAAATAAGTTATTATCGGTTCAGTAATTTGAAAGCATTATTTTATTATTTTTTACTTAATATGCCGAGACCGATTACCGATCTACTGTGGATGTTGCGATGCTGCTTGAAAGGTAGCCGCAGCCAACAAGATGTTATTAAACAAAACAACAAGTAGATAATAAGAAAACAATATTAGTGCATGGGTTAGATGATTTTATTGTTCAGAAAACTTGTGAGCTTCTAAGGTTAAGGGAAGATATAACCTTAATAATTACTGTGTTGAATTAATATATATAACGAAAGAGTTATCATACGAAAATGTAATAACACGGAGAAGAAATTATGAGTTTAAAAGGTAAAAAGGTAATTGTTACCGGATCTGACGGATTTATAGGGAGCCATTTAGTAGAAGAATTATTGCTTGAAGGATGCAAAGTTAAAGCATTTGTGTTTTATAATTCCTTTAATAGCTGGGGCTGGCTGGACACATTACCTAAGGAAAAACTTGAAAAAATTGAAATATTTGCCGGAGACGTTAGGGACCCCAATGGAGTTAAAGAGGCCTTAAAAGGGATGGAAGTTGTTTTTCATCTTGCTGCTCTGATTGGGATTCCTTTCAGTTATCATTCTCCGGATTCTTATATTGATACAAATATTAAGGGGACACTCAATATTTTGCAGGCATCTAGACAGCATGAATGTGAGAGGATTTTGGTAACTTCAACATCGGAGGTTTATGGAACAGCAAAATATGTGCCGATAGATGAGAAACATCCATTTCAGGGACAATCGCCTTATTCGGCATCAAAAATCGGAGCAGATAGGATCGCAGAATCATTCTATCGCAGTTTTGAATTGCCGGTAACCATAGTGAGGCCTTTTAACACATATGGTCCTCGCCAGTCTGCCCGGGCAGTAATACCGACAATCATAACTCAGTTGCTTTCAGGAAAAAAGGAGATAAGATTGGGCTCACTTCAACCGACGAGAGAT encodes the following:
- a CDS encoding glycosyltransferase family 2 protein — its product is MEQNPKVSVIMNCYNSAPYLREAIDSVYAQTFKDWEIVFLDNASTDESANIAKSYDPKIKYFKEEIKVTLGAARNLALKHVKGEYITFLDCDDVWLPTKLEKQIEIMNSKPEIDFIYSNYIINDQVDNKKRVWTTHPQPSGDVFGAFLSVYPVALLTVMIRKKAVYELPEYFDERLGFAEEYDLFMRILMNHKAEYMSEPLSSYRVHSKMSTLNKMVDNIKEMEYVMEKLVMINPSIKTEYADALKHLQTSNALMYTWYYIMTGDYSAAKQKISYYRFSNLKALFYYFLLNMPRPITDLLWMLRCCLKGSRSQQDVIKQNNK
- a CDS encoding SDR family NAD(P)-dependent oxidoreductase, with the translated sequence MSLKGKKVIVTGSDGFIGSHLVEELLLEGCKVKAFVFYNSFNSWGWLDTLPKEKLEKIEIFAGDVRDPNGVKEALKGMEVVFHLAALIGIPFSYHSPDSYIDTNIKGTLNILQASRQHECERILVTSTSEVYGTAKYVPIDEKHPFQGQSPYSASKIGADRIAESFYRSFELPVTIVRPFNTYGPRQSARAVIPTIITQLLSGKKEIRLGSLQPTRDMVFVKDTVRGFIEIAKSDKTIGEEINIATQNEISVGDLETCVFD